In the Streptomyces sp. NBC_00525 genome, one interval contains:
- a CDS encoding lipid II:glycine glycyltransferase FemX, whose protein sequence is MSLTLRTISREQHLAYIQSLPAASHMQVPAWADVKAEWRSESLGWFDKTGQLVGAGLVLYRQLPKIKRYLAYLPEGPVINWYAPNLGDWLQPMLAHLKQQGAFSVKMGPPVVIRRWDAAAIKAGIQDPEVKRLRDVEATHIEPRAFEVADRLRKMGWQQGEDGGAGFGDVQPRYVFQVPLANRSLEDVHKGFNQLWRRNIKKAEKAGVEVVQGSYAELAEWQRLYEITAERDRFRPRPLGYFQRMWTALNSEDPNRMRLYFARHEGENVAAATMLIVGGHVWYSYGASANHKREVRPSNAMQWRMLRDAYAMGATVYDLRGISDSLDETDHLFGLIQFKVGTGGQAAEYLGEWDFPLNKLLHKALDIYMSRR, encoded by the coding sequence CCTGAGGACCATCAGCCGAGAGCAACACCTGGCCTACATCCAGAGTCTGCCCGCGGCCAGTCACATGCAGGTCCCGGCATGGGCGGATGTGAAGGCCGAGTGGCGCTCGGAGAGCCTGGGCTGGTTCGACAAGACCGGCCAGCTCGTCGGCGCGGGCCTGGTGCTCTACCGGCAGCTCCCCAAGATCAAGCGGTACCTGGCCTATCTGCCCGAGGGCCCGGTCATCAACTGGTACGCCCCCAACCTGGGCGACTGGCTGCAGCCGATGCTCGCGCACCTCAAGCAGCAGGGCGCCTTCTCCGTGAAGATGGGCCCCCCGGTCGTCATCCGCCGCTGGGACGCGGCGGCCATCAAGGCCGGCATCCAGGACCCGGAGGTCAAGCGCCTGCGCGACGTCGAGGCCACCCACATCGAGCCGCGCGCCTTCGAGGTCGCCGACCGGCTCCGGAAGATGGGCTGGCAGCAGGGCGAGGACGGCGGTGCCGGGTTCGGTGACGTCCAGCCGCGTTACGTGTTCCAGGTGCCGCTGGCGAACCGTTCGCTGGAGGACGTCCACAAGGGCTTCAACCAGCTGTGGCGGCGCAACATCAAGAAGGCCGAGAAGGCCGGCGTCGAGGTCGTCCAGGGCAGCTACGCGGAGCTGGCCGAGTGGCAGCGGCTGTACGAGATCACGGCGGAGCGCGACCGCTTCCGCCCGCGCCCGCTCGGCTACTTCCAGCGCATGTGGACGGCCCTCAACAGCGAGGACCCCAACCGGATGCGGCTCTACTTCGCCCGTCACGAGGGGGAGAACGTCGCGGCGGCGACCATGCTGATCGTCGGCGGCCACGTCTGGTACTCGTACGGCGCCTCCGCCAACCACAAGCGCGAGGTCCGCCCCTCGAACGCGATGCAGTGGCGGATGCTGCGCGACGCGTACGCCATGGGCGCCACGGTCTACGACCTGCGCGGCATCTCCGACTCGCTGGACGAGACCGACCACCTCTTCGGCCTGATCCAGTTCAAGGTCGGCACCGGCGGGCAGGCGGCGGAGTACCTGGGCGAGTGGGACTTCCCGCTCAACAAGCTCCTGCACAAGGCACTCGACATCTACATGTCGCGTCGCTGA
- a CDS encoding PadR family transcriptional regulator yields the protein MSRRSGILEFAVLGLLRESPMHGYELRKRLNTSLGIFRAFSYGTLYPCLKTLVANGWLIEEPGTPPTESASGSGRAVAPASSLAGRRAKIVYRLTAEGKEHFEELLSHTGPDSWEDEHFAARFAFFGQTEHEVRMRVLEGRRSRLEERLEKMSASLARTRERLDDYTLELQRHGMESVEREVRWLNELIESERSGRDQRRSSPESSAQQNTAGEPDGLPRRGDNPSDPSGDTAK from the coding sequence TTGAGCAGACGCTCCGGCATCCTCGAGTTCGCCGTCCTCGGACTGCTCCGCGAATCCCCGATGCACGGCTATGAGCTGCGCAAACGCCTCAACACCTCGTTGGGCATCTTCCGTGCCTTCAGCTACGGAACCCTCTACCCCTGCCTCAAGACGCTGGTCGCCAACGGCTGGTTGATCGAGGAACCGGGGACCCCTCCGACGGAATCGGCGTCCGGCTCCGGCCGGGCCGTCGCTCCTGCCTCGTCCCTGGCGGGACGCCGCGCCAAGATCGTCTACCGATTGACGGCGGAAGGTAAGGAGCACTTCGAGGAGCTGCTCTCGCACACCGGCCCCGACTCCTGGGAGGACGAGCACTTCGCTGCTCGCTTCGCCTTCTTCGGACAGACGGAGCACGAGGTGCGGATGCGGGTGCTGGAAGGCCGTCGCAGCCGGCTGGAGGAGCGCCTGGAGAAGATGAGCGCCTCTCTGGCCCGCACCCGCGAGCGTCTCGACGATTACACACTTGAGCTGCAGCGACACGGCATGGAGTCCGTGGAGCGCGAAGTGCGCTGGCTGAACGAGCTCATCGAGAGCGAGCGGTCGGGACGGGATCAGCGACGATCCTCGCCCGAGAGCTCAGCTCAGCAGAACACCGCAGGAGAGCCGGACGGCCTGCCCCGGCGGGGAGACAACCCGTCGGATCCGTCCGGCGACACCGCC
- a CDS encoding transglycosylase domain-containing protein codes for MSEHRRKTSQPQGGGRAAARRAAQQSSGRRAAPSRGVTSASPSASHGEEAPYAGRAAARRAAQRGGAGRGGSEGGGGGRRRGGGDGGAEGRGGRRPGKKRFIDYPRAGRNGLRRWIPSWKLVSSLCIGFLGLLMGLAGLAYAMVSTPDINDAADAENNVYYWNDGTQMVATGGEVNRQVIDYAQIPKAMRNAVISAENKSFDSDHGIDPMGIARAVFNMAKGGQTQGGSTITQQYVKNSWLSSDQTLTRKFKELFITLKVGSEMKKSEVMAGYLNVSYYGRGASGLQAAARTYYGKDAKDLDPSECAFLASLLKGATYYDPAGAPEIDPVQATAEKNLARATKRWKWILDEEVKDGRMSQEDRDKYTEFPMPDKPKRNAQLGGQIGYLVNMANAEVINNTNITKDMLDQGGYEIHTTFDKKKVNQLSKAVKRVYDENIDPKKRPDKDTHVQFGGSSVDPKTGAIKAIYGGADATKHFTSNAGPTGAAVGSTFKPFVLAAAMEYGKRDPSGGPDQNESQRKKVSPLSIYNGDDKLKIKKYNGDIWTDEEGKEWLQTNDDHESYGNITLREAMQWSANSPFVQLGMDVGTDKVKAAAISAGLKDDKYMADAGVPSFSIGTSSPSTTSMAGAYATFAARGQQREPFSVTEVKKRGAPVYRHRVVTKSAFDSAIADNVTDVLKNVVEKGTGTPARLPGREVAGKTGTTDDNLSAWFVGYTPQLSTAISMYRLDDDDRNKNRKFEPMYGTGGKDKIHGASFPAQVWHDFMAEAMKGAKYEKFPEAEPIGDKVYGGGASKKPSPTPTPTPTETETKEPTPTTPTPTPDIPTPDPTDTCGTWDWNCQNNNGGNANTGTSQGNDGGNTDTGTTQGNDGGNTDTGTSTGTTGGEGGTDGSTETSGNTTTSNNNGGNTNGNNNSTGNTNWWGTGG; via the coding sequence ATGAGCGAGCACCGTCGCAAGACGTCGCAACCGCAAGGTGGCGGACGTGCCGCGGCCCGACGAGCCGCCCAGCAGTCCTCCGGACGCCGCGCAGCACCGTCACGCGGAGTAACTTCGGCCTCACCTTCCGCCTCGCACGGCGAGGAGGCCCCGTACGCAGGTCGTGCCGCGGCCAGACGGGCGGCCCAGCGGGGCGGCGCGGGCCGAGGCGGCTCCGAAGGCGGCGGCGGTGGCCGGCGCCGCGGGGGTGGGGACGGCGGGGCGGAGGGGCGTGGCGGCCGGCGCCCGGGCAAGAAGCGCTTCATCGACTACCCGCGGGCCGGCCGGAACGGTCTGCGGCGCTGGATTCCGTCCTGGAAGCTGGTCTCCAGCCTGTGCATCGGTTTCCTGGGCCTGCTGATGGGCCTCGCGGGTCTCGCGTACGCGATGGTGTCCACTCCGGACATCAACGATGCGGCGGATGCGGAGAACAACGTCTACTACTGGAACGACGGCACCCAGATGGTGGCCACCGGCGGTGAGGTCAACCGCCAGGTCATCGACTACGCGCAGATCCCCAAGGCGATGCGCAACGCCGTCATCTCCGCCGAGAACAAGTCCTTCGACTCCGACCACGGCATCGACCCCATGGGTATCGCCCGCGCCGTGTTCAACATGGCCAAGGGCGGCCAGACCCAGGGTGGCTCGACGATCACCCAGCAGTACGTCAAGAACTCGTGGCTCTCGTCGGATCAGACCCTGACCCGCAAGTTCAAGGAACTCTTCATCACGCTCAAGGTCGGCAGCGAGATGAAGAAGTCCGAGGTCATGGCCGGGTACCTCAACGTCTCGTACTACGGGCGCGGCGCCTCCGGTCTCCAGGCCGCGGCCCGTACGTACTACGGCAAGGACGCCAAGGACCTCGACCCGAGCGAGTGCGCCTTCCTGGCCAGCCTCCTCAAGGGCGCCACCTACTATGACCCGGCCGGTGCGCCGGAGATCGACCCGGTGCAGGCCACCGCCGAGAAGAACCTCGCCCGCGCGACGAAGCGCTGGAAGTGGATTCTCGACGAGGAGGTGAAGGACGGCCGGATGTCGCAGGAGGACCGGGACAAGTACACCGAGTTCCCGATGCCCGACAAGCCGAAGCGCAACGCTCAGCTGGGCGGTCAGATCGGCTACCTCGTCAACATGGCCAACGCCGAGGTCATCAACAACACCAACATCACCAAGGACATGCTCGACCAGGGCGGCTACGAGATCCACACGACCTTCGACAAGAAGAAGGTCAACCAGCTCAGCAAGGCCGTCAAGCGGGTCTACGACGAGAACATCGACCCGAAGAAGCGTCCTGACAAGGACACCCACGTGCAGTTCGGTGGCTCGTCGGTCGACCCGAAGACCGGGGCGATCAAGGCGATCTACGGTGGTGCGGACGCGACCAAGCACTTCACCAGCAACGCCGGCCCCACCGGTGCCGCGGTCGGCTCCACCTTCAAGCCGTTCGTGCTCGCCGCCGCCATGGAGTACGGCAAGCGGGACCCGTCCGGCGGCCCGGACCAGAACGAGTCGCAGCGCAAGAAGGTCTCGCCGCTCAGCATCTACAACGGCGACGACAAGCTGAAGATCAAGAAGTACAACGGCGACATCTGGACCGACGAGGAGGGCAAGGAGTGGCTGCAGACCAACGACGACCACGAGTCGTACGGCAACATCACCCTGCGTGAGGCGATGCAGTGGTCCGCCAACTCCCCGTTCGTGCAGCTCGGCATGGACGTCGGTACGGACAAGGTGAAGGCGGCGGCCATCTCGGCCGGTCTGAAGGACGACAAGTACATGGCGGACGCCGGAGTGCCGTCCTTCTCCATTGGTACGTCCTCGCCCAGCACGACCAGCATGGCCGGCGCCTACGCCACCTTCGCGGCCCGCGGCCAGCAGCGCGAGCCCTTCTCCGTCACCGAGGTGAAGAAGCGCGGCGCGCCGGTCTACCGCCACCGGGTCGTCACCAAGAGCGCCTTCGACAGTGCCATCGCCGACAACGTCACGGACGTCCTCAAGAACGTCGTGGAAAAGGGAACGGGTACGCCCGCCCGCCTTCCGGGCCGTGAGGTCGCGGGCAAGACCGGTACGACCGACGACAACCTGTCGGCGTGGTTCGTGGGCTACACCCCGCAGCTGTCCACGGCGATCAGCATGTACCGGCTGGACGACGACGACCGGAACAAGAACCGTAAGTTCGAGCCGATGTACGGCACCGGTGGCAAGGACAAGATCCACGGCGCCTCGTTCCCCGCGCAGGTCTGGCACGACTTCATGGCCGAGGCCATGAAAGGCGCGAAGTACGAGAAGTTCCCCGAGGCGGAGCCGATCGGCGACAAGGTCTACGGCGGCGGCGCCTCCAAGAAGCCCTCGCCGACCCCGACGCCGACCCCGACCGAGACCGAGACGAAGGAACCGACCCCGACGACGCCCACGCCCACGCCCGACATCCCGACCCCGGACCCGACCGACACCTGCGGTACGTGGGACTGGAACTGCCAGAACAACAACGGCGGCAACGCGAACACGGGCACCAGCCAGGGCAACGACGGCGGCAATACCGACACGGGTACCACCCAGGGCAACGACGGCGGCAATACGGACACCGGCACCTCCACCGGCACGACCGGCGGTGAAGGCGGTACGGACGGCTCCACCGAGACCAGCGGGAACACCACCACCAGCAACAACAACGGCGGAAACACCAACGGGAACAACAACAGCACCGGGAACACCAACTGGTGGGGGACGGGCGGGTAG
- a CDS encoding glycosyltransferase family 87 protein: protein MPSAEDTSVHEERSVVRPTHRDEVAAAGSELIGGRSGRWARLGGTALTPVAAVALVAIGMFALGMVQKLPCYNWAWFRGAASQYTHACYSDIPHLYAGRGFADGLVPYFDRLPGDMQFLEYPVLTGVFMQVAAWLTPGGGSLQTQEQAYWLANAGMLMICTAVIAVCVARTHRRRPWDGLLMALAPAFALTATINWDLLAVALTAAAMLMWSRSRPLAFGVLIGLATAAKLYPVLLLGPVFVLCWRAGKWRAFGAALLGAAGSWLVVNLPVMIPAPEGWKKFYTFSQERGIDFGSFWLVITQRSGEAIDVSTVNTVSTVTTLVLCLAIGALALTAPRRPRFAQLAFLVVAVFILVNKVYSPQYVLWLIPLAALARPRWRDFLIWQTCEVLYFLGIWMYLAYTTSGDKHQGLPTEGYQMAIVLHLVGTLYLCALVVRDISMPERDGVRHDGSDDPSGGVLDGAEDVFALTHIAQPGAVRGEGADDGAGAAGSRVEWGTAGTPAAD from the coding sequence ATGCCAAGCGCAGAGGACACGAGCGTGCACGAGGAACGGTCCGTCGTACGGCCCACGCACCGGGACGAGGTCGCGGCGGCCGGCAGCGAGCTGATCGGCGGGAGGTCGGGGCGCTGGGCGCGGCTCGGCGGCACCGCGCTCACGCCGGTGGCAGCCGTCGCCCTGGTGGCCATCGGAATGTTCGCGCTCGGCATGGTGCAGAAGCTGCCCTGCTACAACTGGGCGTGGTTCCGGGGCGCGGCCTCCCAGTACACCCACGCCTGCTACTCGGACATCCCGCATCTGTACGCGGGGCGCGGCTTCGCGGACGGCCTGGTGCCGTACTTCGACCGGCTGCCCGGTGACATGCAGTTCCTGGAGTACCCCGTTCTCACCGGGGTGTTCATGCAGGTCGCGGCCTGGCTGACGCCGGGCGGCGGCTCCCTCCAGACGCAGGAGCAGGCGTACTGGCTGGCCAACGCGGGCATGCTGATGATCTGCACCGCGGTGATCGCCGTCTGTGTCGCCCGGACGCACCGTCGGCGCCCCTGGGACGGCCTGCTGATGGCGCTCGCGCCCGCCTTCGCGCTCACCGCCACGATCAACTGGGACCTGCTGGCCGTCGCCCTGACCGCCGCGGCGATGCTCATGTGGTCCCGCAGCCGTCCGCTGGCCTTCGGTGTCCTCATCGGGCTGGCCACGGCCGCCAAGCTGTACCCCGTGCTGCTGCTGGGGCCGGTCTTCGTGCTGTGCTGGCGGGCCGGGAAGTGGCGCGCGTTCGGCGCGGCGCTGCTGGGGGCGGCCGGTTCCTGGCTGGTGGTCAATCTGCCGGTCATGATCCCGGCGCCCGAGGGATGGAAGAAGTTCTACACCTTCAGCCAGGAACGCGGCATCGACTTCGGATCGTTCTGGCTGGTCATCACACAGCGCTCCGGCGAGGCCATCGACGTGAGCACGGTCAACACCGTCTCGACGGTGACGACGCTCGTGCTGTGTCTCGCGATCGGCGCCCTGGCCCTGACCGCGCCGCGCCGGCCGCGGTTCGCCCAGCTCGCGTTCCTCGTCGTCGCGGTCTTCATCCTCGTCAACAAGGTCTACTCACCGCAGTACGTGCTGTGGCTCATCCCGCTCGCCGCGCTGGCCCGGCCCCGCTGGCGGGACTTCCTGATCTGGCAGACCTGCGAGGTTCTGTACTTCCTGGGGATCTGGATGTACCTCGCGTACACGACGAGCGGCGACAAGCACCAGGGGCTGCCCACGGAGGGCTACCAGATGGCGATCGTGCTGCATCTGGTGGGCACCCTGTACCTGTGCGCCCTCGTCGTACGGGACATCTCGATGCCGGAACGCGACGGGGTACGGCACGACGGCTCGGACGACCCCTCGGGCGGGGTGCTCGACGGGGCCGAGGACGTCTTCGCGCTGACCCACATCGCCCAGCCCGGCGCCGTACGCGGTGAGGGGGCGGACGACGGGGCCGGGGCGGCCGGGTCGCGGGTGGAGTGGGGTACGGCCGGGACGCCCGCCGCCGACTGA
- a CDS encoding alanine racemase — protein sequence MALSLYVDTARWRAHQKSVIDQFPGIVPVCKGNGYGFGHERLADEAIRFGSDILAVGTTYEAARIKDWFSGDLLVLTPFRRGEEPVPLPDRVVRSVSSVDGVHALVGARVVIECMSSMKRHGVKEEELGLLHAAIEDVRLEGFALHLPLDRTDGSDAVEEVIAWMDRLRAARLPLHTMFVSHLRADELARLQQQFPQTRFRARIGTRLWLGDHEATEYRGAVLDVTRVVKGDRFGYRQQKAASDGWLVVVAGGTSHGVGLEAPKALHGVMPRAKGVARAGLATVNRNLSPFVWAGKQRWFAEPPHMQVSILFVPADAEEPRVGDELVAHLRHTTTQYDRLVER from the coding sequence ATGGCGCTCTCCCTGTACGTCGACACCGCGCGCTGGCGGGCGCACCAGAAGTCCGTTATCGACCAGTTCCCGGGCATCGTGCCGGTCTGCAAGGGCAACGGCTACGGCTTCGGCCACGAGCGGCTGGCCGACGAGGCGATCCGCTTCGGCTCCGACATCCTCGCGGTCGGCACCACCTACGAGGCGGCCCGCATCAAGGACTGGTTCAGCGGCGATCTGCTGGTCCTCACCCCGTTCCGGCGCGGTGAGGAGCCGGTGCCGCTGCCCGACCGCGTCGTACGGTCCGTGTCGTCCGTGGACGGGGTGCACGCCCTGGTGGGCGCCCGTGTCGTCATCGAGTGCATGAGCTCGATGAAGCGCCACGGCGTCAAGGAGGAGGAGCTGGGCCTCCTGCACGCCGCCATCGAGGACGTACGCCTCGAAGGCTTCGCCCTGCACCTGCCGCTGGACCGTACGGACGGCTCGGACGCCGTCGAGGAGGTCATCGCGTGGATGGACCGCCTCCGGGCGGCCCGGCTGCCGCTGCACACGATGTTCGTCAGCCATCTGCGCGCCGACGAGCTGGCCCGGCTGCAGCAGCAGTTCCCGCAGACCCGGTTCCGCGCCCGCATCGGCACCCGGCTCTGGCTCGGGGACCACGAGGCGACGGAGTACCGGGGCGCCGTGCTCGACGTCACCCGCGTCGTGAAGGGCGACCGGTTCGGCTACCGGCAGCAGAAGGCCGCGTCCGACGGCTGGCTGGTCGTCGTCGCCGGCGGCACCTCGCACGGCGTGGGCCTGGAGGCGCCGAAGGCGCTGCACGGCGTGATGCCGCGCGCCAAGGGCGTCGCCCGCGCGGGCCTGGCGACCGTGAACCGCAACCTGTCGCCCTTCGTCTGGGCGGGCAAGCAGCGCTGGTTCGCCGAGCCCCCGCACATGCAGGTGTCGATCCTGTTCGTACCGGCCGACGCCGAGGAGCCCCGGGTGGGCGACGAACTGGTGGCACACCTGCGCCACACGACCACCCAGTACGACCGCCTCGTCGAGCGCTGA